ACGCGGCGTCAACCTCGCCGTCCGTGACGTTTCCAGCAGCGATCCTTACGTCGTCCTCAAGCTTGGCCGTCAGGTTCTTTCAAGATTTCCACAAACCTCTCCAACGATTGTTTCAAGTTTTAACCAGTATTTTAAAAACCAGTTTAAGCAGCAAATCGATCATTAGCGAAAATATTTTTTTTAAACAATTTAAAAAAAAAAATCAATACAGGCGTGAGAAATTTTCTATAAAATGCCTAGTGATCTCTTCAACATTGGTTTCATCTGCTTACAGTGTAAAATCTTGTAGAAACTCAAAACCAAAGTGGTGAAGAAAAACGTAAACCCACAATGGGAAGAAGACTTGACCTTCACGGTTACCGACCCGAATCTCCCGCTCAATCTGGTAACTTTAACTATAACATCATCTAAACCGAGCCGGTTGACAATCTTTTATAAATCATCTTGGTTTAAACCTGAACAGGTTGTATACGACCATGACTTCTTTAGCAAGGATGATAAAATGGGAGATGCCGAGATAGATTTGAAACCGTACATTGAAGCTCTACGAATGGAGCTATCTGGCTTACCAGACGGAACCATAATATCGACGATCCATCCGAACCGCAGCAACTGTTTAGCCGAGGAAAGCTACATACGGTGGAGCAATGATCGAATCGTTCAGAGCTTTTGTCTCCGTCTCCGTAACGTTGAGCGTGGTGAAGTGGAACTCGAGCTTCAGTGGATTGATCTGCCTGGTTCTAAAGGCTTGTAAAACAAAACTTGTAACACTACCTTATTGGGCTTTTCCCATTATACCACAATACGAGGCCTTCGAAGACGAGGGTTCGGTTTGGTGATATATTCTTACAATAAACAGTTCTAAATAATAATTAATATTTTAATTGTGTGTGTGTGTGTGTGGATGTGAACCATTTTGGTTTGGCGTCTCTGCCCAAGACGGCACGAATTTTAGTGATTGGTGTTTAGTTTAAAGGAATCGTCACGTTGTCGCAAGGAGGAGGACAAAGATATTTTTCTACTTCGTGAAGTTCCAAAAGAAATATATGAAAAAATTTGATCAAAAAAGAAATATATGGAAAATATTTTTTTTTGTCAACACTTTTATCACTGAAGCCCAAAGGCTTTGAATCTTGAATGAAAAAGATACTTTAATGCAGCAATAGCAGCTTTTGAAGAACACAATATTTTATACAAACGAAGTAGAAAGAGTTGAACTTTTAAAAAATATTCTCTGTTCTATTGCTATATACTCTTTTTAAGATCAGCCTTTTAAAGAATCTAAAACCGTGCATCGAAATTTATATTGTTTAATTTTAATCTCTTATAAGAAAATGTTGACAGCATCTTATCTCTACATATGCTTTTTCCACTGATTCGTGTATTTGGTCTGATGTTTTTCATTTGGTCGGGAGAACTTTCGAAATTGTAAAACAGACCCCGTATTCTTACTTCATACCTTAAAACAGACCCCTACTTTTAAGATATGTTTTAAGGAACAAAAAAACATTGACTATAGACTTTGGGAGCTTAATGAAGGTGACAAGTGCCACGCCTCTAACTTTTAGTTTTCAGTATTCCCCTACCCCATCATTAACTTGTACGCATGCCCTCTTGATTCACTTCTCTACATCTTTCTCATGCGGTAAAAGAGTAGAAGATGCTATATTCTTTTTACCATTTCATTAAAGCTGCACCCGTATTTCTCACTTGTCACGAGTCTCATTGGTCAACTGTTATACAAATGTTTTAAAATACTATATGGTTTGAGTGAAAACTTTGAATTGTAATTATGAATCACAAAAGGAACATTCATGATTTGGTTATAAATCATCTGAATAATATCTAAATACAAAAACTACGTGTTTTAAGAAAGAAAAAAAAAGAAATCAACTCTATAATTAGTTTATTCTCAAGTTACTATGCATGGATGATGATGTATTTCACTTGCATGTATATATTTTCAAGGTTCATGCGTTTGTGCTAGCCTTCTAATTGAAATCAAATCAAATAATACCACTACTCAGCAATGATGACTAATGAAGTTTGACTGATCTTATATGGATCTAAGTTCAATCATTACACTTTAATTAATATCCAAATTCCTAATACATTTAAATATACGTACAACAAAATATGCAACTTATATTAGACTTATAAACACAAGAATGTATGTCCAAACAAACAACATTCATTGATTATATTGTGATTTTAGGTATTATGTATACTGCTACATATACTAGCATAGAGCTTAGCTATAAGGATAACGCATGCAGTAACAATTTGAATCAATAAGTTAGCCCAAAAAAAAAACAATTTGAATCAATAGATAATACGATTGTATAACTATAACTTGGTCGAGAAATAACATCTATTTTTTTCAGATCGAAGAGGTGTAAATTTGTTAAACATTCTACATCTGAAATTGAGTTTGAATAAAAATCTATAATATAATAGTACCTCTTCAAGGCATAATATTAAAATGGAATAAGTTCGGCAGCGGATCGCGAAATCTTGGCGATCTTCTCTATATAATGAACTGGAGAGGGGGAGTCCGCTTTGAAATCGTCCGCCCTGCCCCCGCAGTATATGATTCAACAGGAATCACACAAGGGTAGATTGATACAATCTAAACCTCTGGTAAAATGCCCCCATAACCCAGCAGATAAAGTACATAGTCAATGAAACAACTCGAGTCGTTATCCGTCTCTTCATTGATCCATAAGAAACAATCAGCACACAATTCCCTTTATATTATCCCTTATATACTAAAGCGCAAGTCGTCTAGCGAATCAAACTCTGACACGTGAAATTTAAAAAAAAAATGATTGAAAAATATAGAAAAGCGATCAGGTTTTTTGTTCATCAAAATATGAAAGTTTCACAATTTCAAATAACCAACATTTTATAAATTCCTCATACACGGATGAATCATGTGAATCAATAAAAAATCAATAAAATCTAATTAATTATCAACATAATAATTAAAATCTAAATCTATTACAAAATCAAACTGTATAAAATAACAGTTTTTATAAAGAACTCCACGATCCCTATTTTCATGGCATGATTTCAAACTATTCAATTTTCTCAAAAAAATTCAAAAATGTCATTTATTTACGAAACCAAAAAAAAATCAAAAGTGTACTACGTTCAGTTGATTTCAAATATTTATGTAACTACAAAACGAGAATCCCTATTTTTTACAAAACCACGTTCCAAAATGACTTTCGTAAATCCTTCCCTCTCAATGTCAACTGCTTCACCTCTTATAAAACATTCAGTTACGGTTTTTACTTTTCAATATTCTTTTCTTTGTTTCACTTTTTGGTCTAAGAATACACAGCAGAGAAGAGAATCTTTTTTTTTTCTCTTCTTCATCTCCACAGTTTCATCTTCTTGGTAATTTTATGTTGTTTTCGAATTTGGCAAAAATTATTTAAATTCATTTCTTCTCTTTTTCCGAACACTATTCTATTATATTTTTCTGCATGATTCAAAGTTGAGGATTTGATCATAGTATACTTCTGTTTTGTAGTTTAAACTTTCACAAAATGGTGAAAAACCAGAGCTTTCTTTCACACAATATTACTACCAAAAGTTTTACCAAAAAAAAGAAATATATATTACTACCAAAATCCTAAAGTTATTCTCAGCATGAAAAGTTATTTTTATAGAAAAAGGTAAACACGATTGGATTTAAATCATGGTATGAGAAAATCTGTTTAAATAGACGAAACTTCTTTTTAATATGTTTAAATAGAATTCTTTGATTGATTTATCAGAATTTTATCTAGCTGCAATTTTTATATCAAAACATTTTCAATTAAATTATAATTTATCATAATTTTATTGTTTCATTTTGTTCAATATTTCATTGTTTTATATTTGTTATGTTAGATGAATAGGTTTGTATTTTAAAGAAGGATTATTTACAAAAACAAAACTGAATATATCAAGTATTATATTTTATTGGAACATGTATCAAGTATAATATTTATACTATATTATTCTAGCCGCTTTCTATTTTAGCATCGATGTGTTATCTATGTTAAGAAAATATGTAACTACAATAATAATAATTTATTTTAATAGTAATTGTAAATTTATGATCAGATAATTTAGAAGACAGTGAAGCTGACCCATGCATAGCACGGGGGTAATACTAGTTATCTATATTGTACTAACATCAATAATCAAAAATATTTCTTACCCAAATTTTGTGGTCGTCTATTTATCTCCTTTACATATCAAACTAATTTTACACAAACCTTTATTTTACAGCTTAAAAGAAACCACAACAACCCAAACAATNNNNNNNNNNNNNNNNNNNNNNNNNNNNNNNNNNNNNNNNNNNNNNNNNNNNNNNNNNNNNNNNNNNNNNNNNNNNNNNNNNNNNNNNNNNNNCCAGCTATTTAACAATTTACAAACTTACTTTCGCAACGAAGAAGACGAAGACGACAACCAAGATCAGTGAAATTACCTAAACAAAAAAAGCAGAGTAAGTTATGAACTCTGATAAATACAACTAACAATGATTTTTGTTTACATATTACCCATCAAATAAAAGATAAACAAACACAGCTACAACATGAGATACAAGAGACAATCCCGATTGACACAAAGGCGGCAACAACATCTCCACCTGCTCACTCCTCTTGTCTTATAAAAATAGCTTACATGCCCAATGTCAATATGCCAATGCTATTGTCTTCTTATGAGAAATACATAAATTCGTTTAAAACTCATTAAAATCCAAATACTCAGAACTGTCACTCATTTTATAGTTATTTATACAAGTCTTCATGTATTTGTTTTAAAGGTCCGGTAAGAGCAACAAGTTTAAAAATAAAACTAAAACATATAACAAACATAATAAGGATAATAAAAATTATTACTTAATACACACAACTTACACAACTAAACTGGAGAAAAAATATCTGGAAACAAAAGGTACTCTCAACAACTTTAATATATTTTATGTACTCTCAACAGTACAAGAAACAAATTAAAAAGACAAAAAAAACAATAAGTCTCACTGACACAACAAACAACAACACGAACTATATCAATCACATTAGTAACACAGTTTAGTCATTCATAAGTGGAGAACAATGCATACACAGTTCATCATCACAACTCTGACCCTATAACAATAAAAAAAAACTTAAAAAACAACTCAAAACGCAAAATTCACAACTACAATAACCCTAACAAATATTGAGATGAAATAAGAACTCTGTCCACAAGCGCGGGATGCGATGCCCCTAGTATATATAAATGATTTAACAACCTTATATTTTGGAGTTATCTTCATTATTAATGTAGTATTATAGAGCTCAAATGTTTTTATTGCTACACACTTCACGATTTAGATGACTAATCTTGCATGTACTAAACATCCAACATCGAAAATTGAGTGTGAGTGAAACTAATATATAAGTGATATGGCAACCTTCCACTCTCAAAATAGTTTTAAAATGTGAGTTAGTTTCACTCTTTGGTCTTAGTGGTTTAATAGTCCCTATCTACGAAATTGAAAGTGAAATAATCTTTATAGAGATTTATAAAAGCGAAGGAAACACAAATAAAGTAACTATACCTACTTTTCAAATACAACGGCTACAACTCTTTATATATTTATTTTTAAAATCCCCATGAACTGTTAATTAGGCAAGTATTATAGGTCTATAGATAATAGAATATAACATGTTTTCCATACGAGTTAATTAAAACAGAATAACTTTTAGAGTGAAACATATATATCTTCCTGTTGAGACACAAAGACTCCTCCGAAAAAAATTGAGTTTTTATTTCTGAATATTTTATTAGAGCAGCTACGATCAATATTACAATAATTGGTTACAACTTAAAGGTTACTTTTTGTTACCAAAAAAAAAAAACTTAAGGTTACGTTTTGAAAATTAACTAATAATTTTTTATTAATTGCTTGACATTTTCACAAATTTTTGAATTCAAATCATAGTTTATTTTCTATGCAAAAAAAAAAAAATAGAATCAATCGATAAATCATAATTGCCTATAAAAATAAATTATAGTGTGATGCAAAATATGTATCACGGCACATATCATTCCCATTGATTAACATACTTAATTACATATTTTTTTGGTTTTTAGTATCAGCCGACTAGGCCCACTTCATATACTAGTGCAAGTCAAAAATAAGCTTTAATTAAAGTGACTAATTAGTCAAAATTTGCTTTATGAAACCTAATTATCTCTACCAGCTGCGACTTTCTTTTCCATTTTTCACGTTCCAAGCGTTTGCTTAAAAGGTCAATCATAATGTGCTCGTCTCAAGTGTTTGCAAATGGTTTAAGTAGAAGCGGTGCAAATATAGTAACAATCGGAAACCATCAACACTGAGTTCAGCAGTACATGGAGTCGTAACTGAAATGAGGATCAATGCAAATATTGAAAAGGATGCAGAATAAAAACGATTGTATAGATTTGAAAAAGCTTGTAAACACATATTTGATTTAAAAAATATTATGATCTAATTTTTAAAATTAAAAGATAAATTGTATAAAATAAAAAAGTGATGATGTTAAAACATACTCTATTTTGATTATTCAGATTGCATAAACCTAATTTGTATGTTTTAATTGATCCGCTGTGTATTGGCACACCATAGAATATTTAACGTAAAATAAAAGTTGATAAAACCAGTTGGAAAAATAAAAAGCTGGAAAAAAAGAAGAGTTGTGTTTTGATGGGAAAATTTGAAGAGCAGACTGTTGATGGAATATTGTGTTTCCTCAAATATCAGCACTCCTCATGATATCGACCGATTGCTTTTGTACGGAATTTAATATGTATATATATATATATATATATATGTATATTATATAAAACGTGTAAAATAAAATATTAAAATATAAACCTTTAGAAAAAATTTGATGTTTCAAGATGTTTTGATATTTTTAAAATAATTTAACTTTATTAAAAATTAGTTAACTAATAATATTTTATTGTATTATTTATGATTAGATAATATATTTTCAATCTATATTATTAATAATATTATTTATTAAAAAGTAAATTTTATATTCTTGTGCATTATTATTAATAATATTATTTATTAAAAAGTAAATTTTTATATTCTTGTGCATTCAAATAAAATATCTGACATTTTCGTTTTATAATGAGTATATAACATAGCAAAAAAGCATAGAAGAACCCTTCAGCTTATATATATATATACTATACTCAATTAACTCAACTGAACTGACCTATTCAGAATTTTATTTGCATGTTTAGCTCTTAAATAAAGCTTTTTTTTTTGTCACGAAAATAAAGCTTGTTTATAGATAGAAATAAGTTACAAAGTAATAAGTTCAGGAAGGAAGACACAAAAACACTATCGAGTGACGACAAAACCAACGAATAATATATCAAGATTTAAAAAAGCATATTAAATATTAGTGTTTCCTCAACGAAAAAATCAAAAAAGTAATATAAAAACGTGTTCTCTTCTTCACACTCACTTCACTCCCTCTTCCCCTCTCCACCGCTTCTCTCAACACCGAAGACACTTCTTCCTCTCTCTCTCTCTCTAAGATAACACGATGATAACGGCGACGGACTTCTACCACGTCATGACGGCGATGGTTCCGTTATACGTAGCCATGATCCTCGCTTACGGCTCCGTCAAATGGTGGAAGATCTTCACACCGACCCAGTGCTCCGGCATCAACCGTTTCGTGGCTCTCTTCGCCGTCCCTCTCCTCTCTTTCCACTTCATCGCCGCCAACAACCCTTACGCCATGAACCTCCGTTTCCTCGCCGCCGACTCTCTCCAGAAAGTCATCGTCCTCTCTCTCCTCTTCCTCTGGTGCAAACTCAGCCCCAACGGCTCCTTGGACTGGACCATCACCCTCTTCTCCCTAACCACTCTCCCCAACACTCTTGTCATGGGCATACCTCTCCTCAAAGGCATGTACGGCGACTTCTCCGGCGACCTCATGGTGCAGATCGTGGTTCTCCAGTGTATCATATGGTACACGCTCATGCTCTTTCTCTTCGAGTACCGCGGCGCGAAGCTTCTGATCTCCGAGCAGTTTCCCGACACGGCTGGGTCTATTGTCTCGATCCATGTTGATTCCGACATTATGTCGTTAGACGGTCGGCAGCCGCTTGAGACGGAAGCTGAGATTAAAGAAGATGGGAAGCTTCACGTCACTGTCCGTCGTTCTAACGCCTCGAGGTCTGATATCTACTCGAGAAGGTCTCAGGGCTTGTCGGCTACTCCTCGGCCGTCGAATCTCACCAACGCGGAGATTTATTCGCTTCAGAGTTCGAGAAACCCAACGCCACGTGGCTCGAGTTTTAACCATACTGATTTTTACTCGATGATGGCTGCGGGTGGTGGCCGGAACTCGAACTTCGGTCCCGGAGAAGCTGTTTTCGGTTCAAAAGGACCTACTCCGCGGCCGTCTAACTACGAGGAAGACGGCGGATCTAAACCGGCGGCGGGAGCTGGGAGGTTTCCTTACCAGTCGGGAGGAAGCGGTGGTGGAGGAGCGCATTATCCGGCGCCGAATCCAGGTATGTTTTCGCCGCAGAGCGGCGGCGGAGGTACGGCGGCGAAGGGAAACGGTGCGGTGGTTGGTGGGAAGAGAGGGAGTGGGCAAGATGGGAATGGAAGAGATCTTCATATGTTTGTGTGGAGCTCAAGCGCTTCGCCGGTCTCAGATGTGTTCGGCGGAGGAGGAAACCACCACGCCGATTACGCCGCCGCTACTAACGATCATCACAAGGACGTTAAGATCTCTGTACCCCAGGGGAATAGTAACGGTTTGGCCCCCCCAACAATATTACTGTTTCACTTCAGTAGCTCCAAATTATTTCTTTTGCAAAAACAACCCCACACTATATGTGTTGTTAGATTATGTTCATGTACACATGTTTTATATCTTCAAATCAAGATTTGGGCTTTGGTTAATGTAGTCTTTAATTGCTGAAGTGTTTAACCTTGTTTCAGATAATCAATATGTGGAGAGGGAAGAGTTCAGTTTCGGTAATAAAGATGATGATAGCAAAGTCTTGGCCGCAGACAACAACATAAGCAACAAGGCGCAGCAGCAGCAGCAGCAGCAGCCAAAGGTTATGCCACCAACAAGTGTGATGACAAGACTCATACTCATTATGGTCTGGAGAAAACTCATCCGTAATCCCAACTCTTACTCCAGTTTATTCGGCATCACATGGTCCCTCATCTCCTTCAAGTACTGTTTTCTAACAACTCTCAACGTTAATATTTTTGTCACTTTTAATGAAGTTTCTTGATAAAAAATGAAAAGGGCAAAAGTAGTCTTGAATGCGTTCATGTTACAGTAGTAAAAAGATTTTGAGAGAGATCTTGGAATTAAATTTGATTTGGTATGTGCAGGTGGAACATTGAAATGCCAGCTATTATAGCAAAGTCTATCTCCATACTCTCAGATGCAGGTCTAGGCATGGCTATGTTCAGTCTTGGTCAGTTCCTACTTTTTTAACTCTTTTTACTTCTTTACATTTATTACATAATAAATACCACAAATAGTCAATTTGTTCTCTTTATTCCTGACCTTCATTCTTTAAAAGATAACATAAAAAACTTAATCATGTGATTGCATGATTCTCCCTCCTTTGAAAAAAGGTATCTTTAAAGAAAAAAATGTTTGAATCAAAAGAGCAAACAAAACTGGCTTTCACAGAAGAAAGCATGCTCCACAGTTCCCTGCTTATTTATCATCATAACATGTCTCTCTTGGAATATTGGTGGTGGAATAATGGATGTAATGATTATTGTATATCACTCTTTTGAAGTTAATCTTCTAAAAGATTAGTTAATTAAATTAACCAAAAACAAAAGGTAAAACAATAGTATTAAATTATTAGTTTTAATGTGTTAAGGGTTGTTCATGGCGTTGAACCCAAGAATAATAGCGTGTGGAAACAGAAGAGCTGCTTTTGCGGCGGGTATGAGATTTCTCGCCGGACCTGCCGTCATGACTGTCGCTTCCTACGCCGTTGGCCTCCGAGGCGTTCTCCTCCGCGTCGCCATCATTCAGGTATTTCTTAATTGTGTTTGTTTATACGCATGATTAAATAAATGCTTTGTATATTTTTTTGTTACCATCACTTTTGTAGTCTTGTTCTATATTTAATTTTAAAAAACTATTCTGTTGATAAAATCAGGCAGCTTTGCCTCAAGGAATTGTACCCTTTGTGTTCGCGAAGGAGTATAATGTGCATCCTGACATTCTTAGCACTGCGTAAGTTTATTCCCTTGTTCATATATGAAATCTGTGAAACTAAGGATATTTTGAGTAAGGGTGTTGTGTTAACTAGTCTTGTATATTTTTTGGTTGTAGTGTGATATTCGGAATGCTGATTGCATTGCCCATAACCCTTCTCTACTACATTCTCTTGGGGCTATGATGAGATACTACCAAGTATGAAAAGAAAAAAGACAAGGATCCTCTTAAAATCATTTGGGAGATTATGGAATTAGTGAAGAGCAATGCCCATTTTGTTGGATACCCACAAAATTAAATCAATAGCACCTTTAGATAAAGCTTCTAAATGAATTTGGAGAAAGAAGCTCTTGAAGAAAGGAAGAAGATGTAGCTTTGGCAAGTTTCTATTTTCTTAATTTTAATGAGCATTCTTGTTTTCTTTCGGTAGGTGTTAGGAATTTGAAGCGTTGCTACTTTTAGTACTTTAAAACGTTAAGAAATTGAAATATTAGTACTTTTAAAGTAAATTGATGTGTATAAACCTAAAAAGGTAAAAGATATCTAATCTTGCAAAAAAATAAAAAGGCTTTTAATCATTTCACAAATTATTCTCAGTGATTAAGCTTACTTGACAGAGCAGTATTATTCACTTGCCATGATGGCGTGAAACATATTAAGCATGTGGTTCTAATAATTAAATAACAGAGGAGTTTGCATTCAACATAACACTCGATTAAAGGTAGAAAGATCGATGGAGCACTAACTAAAGATATTTCGTGTTGTCGTATGCGCTCGTTGCATGCATACGTTATTCATCCTGGTCAAGATTCCTCTTCACTGCGTTTGTGGAATCGTAAAAGATTCGTTTTAGTATTGAATATTCCTTTTCTGATTCTTCTCAGAATCATTATGTACCACTTAGATGGTGATGCTTTGCAGGGTTATTCAGTTATTAACCTTTTCTATGTGAAGACTGTTTAGTCTGCAAATTTCTGCGAAGGTTTTACACAAAGATAAGTTTTGATGTTGGTTTATCAAAAATCCTACTTTTAAGTTTAATAAGACATAAAATGCATACATATAGTAGCTAACTTAGTTTTGTCGTGTAGTAAACCTTAGTTTAAATTGTTAAGAAATAAGAATCAATTTGATATGCATTCTAAGCTCGATAGGATAATAGAACTATTTATTAGTCGTATATTTAAGATATTGTTTCAATAGTAACAAAAATCTCTATATATATTTATTTTTTATTT
This genomic interval from Brassica oleracea var. oleracea cultivar TO1000 chromosome C2, BOL, whole genome shotgun sequence contains the following:
- the LOC106326329 gene encoding protein C2-DOMAIN ABA-RELATED 3 — protein: MSLMDNLLGILRVRVKRGVNLAVRDVSSSDPYVVLKLGRQKLKTKVVKKNVNPQWEEDLTFTVTDPNLPLNLVVYDHDFFSKDDKMGDAEIDLKPYIEALRMELSGLPDGTIISTIHPNRSNCLAEESYIRWSNDRIVQSFCLRLRNVERGEVELELQWIDLPGSKGL
- the LOC106322544 gene encoding auxin efflux carrier component 1 yields the protein MITATDFYHVMTAMVPLYVAMILAYGSVKWWKIFTPTQCSGINRFVALFAVPLLSFHFIAANNPYAMNLRFLAADSLQKVIVLSLLFLWCKLSPNGSLDWTITLFSLTTLPNTLVMGIPLLKGMYGDFSGDLMVQIVVLQCIIWYTLMLFLFEYRGAKLLISEQFPDTAGSIVSIHVDSDIMSLDGRQPLETEAEIKEDGKLHVTVRRSNASRSDIYSRRSQGLSATPRPSNLTNAEIYSLQSSRNPTPRGSSFNHTDFYSMMAAGGGRNSNFGPGEAVFGSKGPTPRPSNYEEDGGSKPAAGAGRFPYQSGGSGGGGAHYPAPNPGMFSPQSGGGGTAAKGNGAVVGGKRGSGQDGNGRDLHMFVWSSSASPVSDVFGGGGNHHADYAAATNDHHKDVKISVPQGNSNDNQYVEREEFSFGNKDDDSKVLAADNNISNKAQQQQQQQPKVMPPTSVMTRLILIMVWRKLIRNPNSYSSLFGITWSLISFKWNIEMPAIIAKSISILSDAGLGMAMFSLGLFMALNPRIIACGNRRAAFAAGMRFLAGPAVMTVASYAVGLRGVLLRVAIIQAALPQGIVPFVFAKEYNVHPDILSTAVIFGMLIALPITLLYYILLGL